A portion of the Cryptomeria japonica chromosome 5, Sugi_1.0, whole genome shotgun sequence genome contains these proteins:
- the LOC131876354 gene encoding uncharacterized protein LOC131876354: MGERHTGSPTRGHRAEDEETREFFRTMTTGQQQVAQALQTLTTMMERMNPPNRNNQEPEDNRSVANIPRPHRVATRTVDRPSRPNFLAEEPEDVARAEAEPVFVDNVMMVHDEWSLLPPDVRQNLNFDQLMRQKQEVERNRQERRPCSQHRDLEFATSKLTLPYYDGRGAVTTRSWIHKLDTYFTLRPMIERDAIKFATLHLDGIAHEWWHNGLITLQHDEITTYQEFADLLVERFDKKDPESYFRELAQLKQTGNLEVYFSEFLKLSYMVNNMSNQRLVVLFIEGLMEPLRGWVKTFDPPTLLLAIKKARSMDVTATQNKFGTKGSTSFKDNRNSSKGKEKSDFRNDYKPKPTAPPLDRETLNDLRQKKLCFYCKGPYDANHDCPLRPKGKANRVMWAYYEDSESDHEGQPAGYENLEAEDDTQGPPRLDKMDAEGDEHLKEALLMSIRQEGSFRMRGVLAGQKVITLLDTGATHNFIDARLVEKRGIQTEEFEGIRVRVADGYTLKCNRMITQLPLRVNNYEFETDFYVVQMGDTDLVLGMKWLHELGKFTLDLQEMEMSFTIDEKTHVLKAIKDSNFRMITLRRMQRLVRHDQTEWVAECMIMLKKLNIIRTFRY; the protein is encoded by the coding sequence ATGGGTGAAAGGCATACAGGCAGTCCAACTAGAGGTCACAGAGCTGAGGATGAGGAGACAAGAGAATTCTTTAGGACTATGACCACTGGGCAGCAACAGGTTGCGCAGGCTTTACAGACACTCACCACCATGATGGAGCGTATGAATCCTCCAAACCGAAACAATCAAGAACCAGAGGACAATAGGAGTGTAGCCAATATTCCTAGACCTCACAGGGTAGCTACACGCACAGTTGACAGGCCTTCAAGGCCAAATTTTTTGGCAGAAGAACCTGAGGATGTTGCCAGAGCCGAGGCAGAACCTGTTTTTGTTGATAATGTTATGATGGTACATGATGAGTGGAGTCTTCTTCCACCTGATGTGAGGCAGAATCTGAATTTTGATCAGTTAATGAGGCAAAAACAGGAGGTAGAGAGAAACAGGCAAGAGAGGAGGCCTTGTTCTCAACATAGAGATCTTGAGTTTGCCACAAGCAAGCTCACCCTACCTTATTATGATGGCAGAGGTGCAGTTACAACTAGATCTTGGATCCATAAACTGGATACATACTTCACACTGAGACCCATGATTGAAAGGGATGCAATTAAGTTTGCAACCTTACACTTGGACGGTAttgcacatgagtggtggcatAATGGACTCATCACTCTCCAACATGATGAGATTACCACCTACCAGGAGTTCGCTGATTTGTTAGTTGAGAGGTTTGATAAAAAAGACCCCGAGTCATACTTCCGGGAGTTAGCACAGCTGAAACAAACAGGGAACTTGGAGGTGTATTTTTCAGAGTTTTTGAAGCTGTCATACATGGTAAATAACATGTCAAATCAGCGATTAGTAGTGTTGTTTATAGAGGGACTCATGGAGCCTTTGAGAGGCTGGGTAAAGACATTTGATCCCCCAACACTTCTACTCGCCATTAAAAAGGCACGGAGTATGGATGTGACAGCCACTCAAAATAAATTTGGGACAAAAGGATCAACATCTTTCAAAGATAATAGGAATTCCAGCAAAGGGAAagaaaaatcagactttagaaatgaTTACAAGCCAAAGCCAACAGCCCCTCCCTTAGATCGGGAGACACTTAACGATTTAAGGCAAAAGAAACTCTGTTTTTATTGCAAAGGTCCATATGATGCCAACCATGATTGTCCTTTGAGGCCTAAGGGCAAGGCAAACAGAGTAATGTGGGCATATTATGAAGATTCTGAATCTGATCATGAAGGTCAGCCTGCTGGTTATGAGAATTTAGAGGCTGAAGATGACACACAGGGTCCTCCGAGACTCGACAAAATGGATGCAGAAGGTGATGAGCACCTTAAGGAGGCACTTCTCATGAGTATTCGACAGGAAGGGTCATTTAGAATGAGAGGAGTACTTGCTGGTCAGAAAGTTATTACACTGCTGGATACCGGAGCCACACATAACTTTATTGATGCCAGGTTGGTGGAGAAGAGAGGAATCCAAACAGAGGAGTTTGAGGGCATTCGCGTGAGGGTGGCAGATGGTTACACTTTAAAGTGTAATAGGATGATCACACAACTCCCATTACGTGTAAACAATTATGAATTTGAGACTGATTTCTATGTGGTTCAGATGGGAGACACAGATTTGGTCCTTGGTATGAAGTGGTTGCATGAACTAGGCAAGTTTACACTTGACTTGCAGGAGATGGAGATGTCTTTCACCATTGATGAGAAAACACATGTGCTGAAAGCGATTAAGGACAGCAATTTCAGAATGATTACACTCAGGCGGATGCAGAGGCTTGTACGCCATGATCAGACTGAGTGGGTAGCAGAGTGTATGATCATGCTTAAAAAGTTGAATATCATCCGAACATTCAGATACTGA